The genomic region TCTGGGTGGGTTGGGGGGATCCAAGGAGTTGGACCCCCCaggaggtggggggggggggtgagtGAGGGTTCCAGTGGGGGGTAGGTTTTCAGGGCAGGCCCCTGGGTGCCCCACTGACCCCCTTTTGCGGGGATCTGAGTAGGTTGGACCCCCCAGGAGGTTGGACCCCCCCCAGGCAAGGCTGTAGGTGGGTGGGGTGTCCAGTGGAGGGTGGGTTTTCAAGGCAGGCCCCCGGGCGCCTTGCTGacccccccacacaccttctgcagggctgtgggtgaggaggtggggAGGTCCAGTGGGGGGGgtgggcactgcagcccccacgGGTGGTGCAGatccccctcacccccagcaGGGCTCCGGGTGGGGGGCCCGGGGTGGGTTTTCAGGGCACATCCGTGGGTGCCCCACTGACCCCTCCCCACAGGGCTGTGGGTGGGTGAGGTGTCCAGTGGAGGGTGGGTTTTCAGGGCAGCCCCCTGGTTGCCCCACTGACCCCCCAacagggctgtgggtgctgagCCCCCGCCGGCAGCAGACCTCGGCTCTGCGCATCGTCACCGCCCGGGGCTACGAGGACTGTGCCCGGCACTTGCTGCTGCGGGGGGCGGCGGTGGACGCCGTGGTGGGGGGCCGGGCCCCCCTGCACGACAGCGCTGCCGCCCCCCACCCCAACTGCGCCCGCCTGCTCCTGGCCTTCGGCGCCGACCCCAACGTGCTGAGCGCCGAGGGCTCGGCCCCCCTGCACCTCTGCACTGCCCCCCAAAGCCTGCGGTacggggagggggctgggaatgggggggcACCTGCGTGCCAGGCTCCACCTCCCGCCCAAATCGCGACCACCGCCTCTAAACCccccagagctcagccaagACCCCTTATGCTAGTGGGGACCCCTGTTTGCAGCCCCCAATGCAGCACCTGTGTCCTGGGGGTGTCCCATGGGAGCCAGGGCTCTCTGAGGTGTCCCAGGGGTGTCCCTTGGGGTGTCCCTAGTGGTGTCCCAGGGTTCTCCAGGGTGTCTCAGGGGTGTCCCTTGGGATGTCCCTGGGGGTATTCCAAGTGTGCCAGGGCTCTCTGGGGATTCCTaagggtgtccctggggatgtccctgggggtgtccctAGGGGTGTCCCATGGGTGCCAGGGCTCTCTGGGTTGTCCTGGGAATGTCCCTGGGGGGCGTCCCCACAAGTGCCACCTCTCTCCACGAGTGTCCCCCTCACCCTTCGCCCCCCACCCCCTCACCCAGGTGTGCGGAGCTGCTGCTGGCGCACGGCGCGCGGGTGAACCTGGGCACGCGCGACCGGCAGGTGACGGCCCTGCACGTGGCAGCGCGCCAGGGGCTGGTGGCCCACGTGGAGCTGTACCTGCACCACGGCGCCGACCCCTCCCACCGCACCCACCagggtgagacccccctgaATGCCGCGGCGGCCGCAGCTGAGCACCCCGAGGATGCCGAGCGGTACCTGCGCGTGGCCGAGCGGCTGCTGGCGGCCGGTGCCGAcccgggggccgcggggcgcAAGGGCCACACGCCCCTGCACAACGCCTGTGCCAACGGGCaccccgggctggcccggctgctgctgtgccacggCGCCGACGCCACCGTCCCCAACGGCGCCGGTGACACCCCCATGGACTGTGCCCTCCGCGCCGTCCACGAGTACCGGGACCAGCGCCCCGAGGAGACCCTCGTGCTCCTGCTTGACCACGGCGCCCTCCCCGGGCACCCCAAGGTGAGTGGTGGGGGGTCACTGGGTGGTGGTGGCTGTGTCACCCCCTCGGTGACACGGCTCTGCTGGCAGATGCTCAGGTTGTGCTGCCAGCACCCGCCGGCGCTGGAGGTGATGCTCAACGCCTACGACCGCGTGCCTCCCGCCGAGGGATGGGCGGAGGACGTGCCTCCCGAGCTGTGGGAGGTAAAGGGGTCCCCTGAGGTGCCCTGGGGTGTCCTTGGGTGTCCCTGCACCCCGGTCCCAGCTCGCTgacccccatgtccccccccaACCCAGGAGCACCAGGAGTTCTATGCCTCGGCCGTGCGCATGGCGGGGCAGCCACGGCGGCTGCAGCACCTGGCACGCTGGGCCATCCGGAGCCacctgggctcctgctgccacagcgctgtccccaggctggcactgccacccGCCCTGCGACGGTACCTCCAGCTGCACATCGAGGGGGTCATTTCTTGAGAGCAGCCCTTGCTTCCCCACTGGTGTTCCCTCCCCGTGTtccctccccgtgtccccatcactgtcccctccctgtgaCCCCCCCCATGTGCTGGTGTTAATAAAAGGACGTAGCAGAGGTGGATCTCGAGGCATCCCTGTCCTTGTGGGGAGTAGATGGGCAATGGCTACTGCTCTGGGGGGTCAGGGgactggggggacagggacaggggatcACAGGTCTCCAGGAGGTGACAGATGGGCCCTGGAGGATGTGGGGGCTGCAAAGGGGGGGTGACAGGCTCTGGGGATGtgacagccagggctgggagtgTCCAGACCAGGGAGGCTCAGGACCTAGAGGGAGTTCCTGGCCCggagggggctcagccctgAGGGAGGCTCAGCCCTGAGGGCGGTTCAGCCCCGGGGTGGGTTCAGCCCCCGGAGGGTTCATTCAGTCTCCCGGGGCAGGGGGGGGCTCAGCTCCACAGGGGTTCAGCCCCGGGGTGGGTTCAGGGCCTCGGGGAGGGTCCCGCCCCCGGCAGCCCCGCCCGGGGGGTGTCACACGTGGCTCCCGAGGCCCTGCCCCGCGGAGCCCCAGGCCCCGCCCCAAACCCCGCCCTCCGTGACCACGCCCCCACCGGTCGCGCCCACCAATCATGGGCGTGATGACCCACCCACTGACCCCGCCCCGCCCCACAGGCCCCGCCCCTGACCCGCCCCCGAGAGGGATGCGTTCTGCTAACCCCGCCTCCTTCTCCACAAACCCCGCCCAGTGGGCGTGGCTCCGCGGGCGGGGCTGTGACGCGCCGCGCGCGCGCCCAccgcccgctcccgccccctGGCGGCGGCGCCGTCTGACGTGGCGCTTCCGGcgcgcgggcggcggcggcgggaggcggtgagtggggggggggggacaccgggacccccgggacaaaccgggacccccgggacaaACCCGGACCCCcgggggcacagaggggatgGCAGGGACACACCGGGATTTCCAGACACAGCGGGACCCCCGGGGACATAGCGGGACCCCCGGGGATGGCAGGGACGCCCCAGAACACAGCGGGACAAACCAGGACCCAGCGGGGACGGCAGGGACACACCGGGACTATTGGAGACCCCCTGGGGATGGAAGGGACACAGCGGGAGGGGCAGCGACACACCAGGACCCCCGCGGATGGTGGGGACACAGCGGGACCCCCGGGAATGACGGGAACACACAGCAGGGCCCCCGGGGATGGTGGGGCACACCGGGACCGTGAGGGACTAGCCGGGACACACCGGGACGAGCAGGGACCCCCCGGAGCTGGCAGGGACACAGCGGGATCCACCGGGCCCCCGGTTCCTTCCGccgccccgggcccggcccggctcttcccctgctgccccccccgcccctctCACCGCATCGCTCCGCTCCGCCCAGGTCGGGGATGGGCTGACACTGCCCGGGCTGGGCACCGAGGGGCTGTGGGACCCCCTGGGACCCTCCGCCAGCCCCGGCGAGGGGAGCGCGGCCCCGGCACCGCTCGGGAGCGAGAAGGAACGGCCTGCGGTGAGGAACTCCCGTCCCTCGGGATCTCCGGGTAGCGGGAGCAGCGCCGGGATCTGTTGGAAGGTGACCGCGGAGTGGTCCCTGCTGCCACCCCGGGGGTCCCCGCTGGCATCCACGCCGGGCACGAGGGGGTTGCGGAAGGAATAAAGACCCCAGGCTGAGCGGGGGGATCCCGGAGATGgagccccccgccgcccccctcATCCCGGGGGTGGGGGACGAGGTGACGCTGGTGGCCGGGCTGGCGGTGCTGGCGCTGGCGCTGGTACTGGCCTGGCTCTCCACGTACGTGGCCGATGGCACCAGCCAGGCCCTGGGCACGGGGGACGCCGCTGTCATCCGCCTCGGGCCCCTCCCGCCCTAcgggggggccgcgggggcGGCAGAagccccggagccccccggggtCCCCGAGAACACGGAGGAGAAaactgaggaggaaggaggggcgGCGGCGCAGGGGGACAGCGGCACCACCCCCGACCCcggcctggagcagctgctggatgTCCAGAGCTTGTCCCAAGGGATGGCTGAGCCCCGCgcccctggggagggggatCTGTGCCCCGGACTCATCAAGATCCGCCTCAAGTTCCTCAACGACACCGAGGAGGTGGCGATGGCCCGGCCCGAGGACACCGTGGGGGTCCTCAAGAGGTAAGTCCCGAGGGAAAGGGGACGTGGGGAGCGGTGCCAGGCTGCCAGCCAAGCCCCCCTCAGCTCCTGTGCCCCCCCCGAGTGCAAACAGCCCTCACCCAGCAGAACGGgagaggggttttttccatcttgTTCTTCCAAAGACACCAAGGAGGGGGGAtttaaaacaagtttaaaaGAGAAGGTGGCACGTGGTGGCGGTGCCATCGCTGTCCCCCTGCGCTGTCCCCTCCCCGTTTCACAGTGGGGGGGGGTTTCCATCagccccaggtgtgtccaggaGCCCATTCTCTGCCACCTTCAACCTCTGccctcctcccacagcaaatACTTTGCGGGCCAGGAGAGCCAGATGAAGCTCATCTACCgcgggcagctgctgcaggaccaGGCGCGGACACTGCGCTCGCTCCGCATCACGGACAACTGTGTCATCCACTGCCACCGCTGCCGGGGAGCCACCACGGCCACCCCCGCCCTGCCCGACCCTgtccccgccggccccgcggccccggggctgcccctggGCGGGGGGACCCTCATGGTCCCCACGGTCATGGTGGTGCTGGCGCTCGGGTGGTATTTCCGTGTCAACTACCGGCAGCTCTTCACCACCCCGGCCACCGTGTCCCTCATCGGGGTCACTGTCCTGGTCACCTTCCTGGCCTTCGGGGTGTATGGACAGTCAGGATGAGGCAGgaaggagctggggaggcaccccagtgtccctgtccccactgtccctgtcccattACAGTGACCAGAGCCAGCACGGCAGGGGCTGTTTGGCCCAGTCTCGCTGCCAGATTTTATCCCCCCAAAAAggggctgtgcccccccccaCACCTCAGAACTCCATTCGTCCCATTCCcaatcccagctctgggggagTGGGACAGCACTGGAATGGGCCGTGGCTTCTTCCCAAggtctttttaaagcaaataaaggGTGTTAAGTCACCCCAGCACTCACCTTCCCACCCTGGGGTTGCTTATTCCCCCCCTTCCCGTGCTTTTGGGGGGGGTTATAAAAACAAATTCAGCCCCATACGCAGTAAATGGAGTGGTGGtcgggggtgggggtggggtaACAGCCCTGCTTAATTAACCAGCTGTAATTAATGCCAGGGATACCAAGTCAAGATGCAGTTTTATTtacaggggcagccacaacccACTCACGGGACACACAGACCTCACAAGGGCTCAGCTCCCCCCGGGAGGGGGGACACGCAGAAacactgggggctggggggtgaggaCACTGAcctgggggggtcacagggcACATCCAACCCCCCCCAAGCCCTGTTACACCCCTTGGACCCCAAATTTGCAGCGCCTCTCCTGCAACCAGAGAGCCTCAAgctgttcccccccccccaagacCCCAGCTCACTGTGCCCTCCCCaagcagctggggggggctcagggtgACCCCCTGTGTTTTTGGGTGCCCACACCCCCATCCGCAGGCCCCAGGGCACACTAAGGCCAGCTCGGTGTGTCCGGTGGccaggcccccccagccccaaagccACACCGGGAGGGGCCACACGGGGGTCCCCATGCAGTGAGGAGGGGCCCCCCCGCAGCGTtttggggtgcccagggctctgtgggacccccccagcccagcctttaGCAGCAGTTTGAAAACAATAGTGAATCCAGAGTCGAGAGCACCATAATTTGTGAGCCCCACCGAGAGGATGAGccagggcactggggtggggggacagaCACAGTCCCCCCCCAGGGACACAGGGCcaagggggtgggggggtcagACAGCCATGGGGGGGTACAACGGAGGGGACAGAACCAACCCTGTCCCTGATGCAGCCCCTGTGATGGAGAACAGCTCGGGTTGGGGCGTTAtcgtggggctgggggtgaccTGGATCCAGCCAGAGGGACCTGtcccccccccagcccacaCAGCAGGGCGCTggtcccggcccccccagccaAAAGCAGAGCCTGTGGGAGTGCAAACaccagccagagctggtggggggtccccagtgacccccctgacTGCAGCAGCAGGTCCCCGGGCATGCGGGGAGCGGAacagagctgccctggggggATGAGGTGGGGGGGCTCTGCCTTGAAGCCAGACTGTGCTGTGCCTACCCCCCCCATTTTGCTCCACTCTCAGCCCCCCCAGGCTGTCCCTGGCAGGTTggggccccccctccccacacagtTCAGCACAGAGACGGTCACAGCAGCTACCCTCCCACCTCCAGAGCTCCCCCAAACAGCCCCAAACACGAAGGATGCAGCATGCAGCCCCCCCGAAGCCCCCtgtgagggcactgccaggcccCCCCAGCTGAAGAGATCTGGGGCACGGGGGTGTCCCCACTTGTCCTCTGAGTGGGAAATACCCCCCTCCAGCGTGCCCCCCACCCCTGAGCCAGCCCGACCAGCGAGAGCCAGcccggggcagggatgggggggcagcccggggggggggggagctcACCCCAAAACCCTGCAGCAGAGGGGATCCACACCCCCCTCACCCAGGCCTGGACCTGCCCGGGGGGTTCAGGTGCCCCCCACCCCGCTGGGGTAAGTGAGGAGCGGGTGtgggagggggcacagctgggtttgggggacactggggaggggaagggggtggtCATACCCCCATGTCGAGCCAGGTGCCCCCTCAGTGCCCCAACAGGAGCCCCACGTACAAAAACTGTCACAGAATAAATAGAGGcactggggcaggcagggaggaacGGGGGCACTAGTGGGGGCTCCCCAAATCCAGCCCCCGCTCCAGCGACGGCCGAGTCCTCCGTGCCCCAGGTACCCGCTTTGTGTCCAACccagggggctctgggggggctgccccggcccgCGGCCGTCCGTCTGTCCGTCCTggcccccccccagctctggggggcTCAGTTGATGTCGTCATAGatgctgggggtgtggggggcgGGGGGCTTGGGCTTCTTCTTCTTGCTGGAGCCGAGCCCTGGGGCACCACTCACCAGCCCCAGGTGGGGCTTCTTCTTCTTGGTCTTGCGGGACTCGGAGTTGTTTGTacctgggaaaggggaaaaaggaagaaatggggGTGTCAGGGAGGAGATGGGCCCCCCAAAACAGAGAAGATCCCCCCCATCACCAATCCACACCCAGGACAATGTACCCCAAAACATTTCCCCCACCCTGGGATGGTGGGTGACAAGATGTCCCAGATGCTCTAGGCTTTGGAGCCACAGTGTGTTCATCCCCTCTTGCACTGGGGAGACGCCAGAAGAGCCAGTTTTGCCCCCACAGAAGGGTCTGTGCCCCAAGCTTTGCCCCTCAAAGGGGTCTGTCCCCCAGAATTTGCCCTGCAGAgggctctgtgccccaggaTTTGCCTCCATGAAGGGGCCTGTTCCTCAGGATTTCCCACTCAGAGGGGTGTCTGCCCCCAGATTTGCCCCATGGAGGATTTTATGCCACAGTATCTGCCCCACAGAGGGGTCTGTGCCCCCAGATTTGCCCCATGGAGGGGTCTGTGCCCCCAGAttttcccctcagccccccaaacACTCACTGGCTTTGGAGGAGGCCGAGTCGGAGGGGGAGATGTCGGAGGAGCCGTCCCACTGCAGGCGGCTCATGAGGGCCTGGCTCTCGGCCACCTCGAAGCTGTCGTTCTCCACGCCGGCCTCTGCCTCGGGCAGGGACCTGGGCACAGGTGTCAGGGggtccccagcccctggcatggggggtggggggaacaGAGCCCCCCACAATGCCAAGGGGATGCCCCGAGCTTGGCCCAGCTCCCCACCACCGCACATCCCAACCCCAGCCCTAACCTCCCGTCCCTTCCCGGGggcctccctgtccccagccccccctgagCACCCCGTGCAGCCCCCCCAGTCCCTGTTCACAGGGGACAGTGACCCCAGGACCTTGGGGACCCCCGAGGTTGTGCCCACTTACGCGGAGGGACCGAGGAGGTAAACCCGGACTGCCCTGCGCTGCTCATCCGTGTGCTGGGGACACCGCAGGGACCTGGGGGATGGCATTCAGGGGTCAGCCAGGTGTTTCCCCTCACCCTGTGGGCATCCAGGCACGTTGGGGACCCCCACGAAGCCCCCCCTGAGCCCTACAGGGATGCTAGCCCGGGATGCTCTCACCTGGTGCACATCTTCTTGGTGTGCTCAGAGATGACCCCGCAttgctggggagggaagggacaggTGAGTGGGGGGGGACAGGTGAGTgacccctgggctgtgctctactatcacagccctggggacccACAATCCTAGGGACCCCCCAACCTCTCAGTGCTGTCCCATCCCCCCAGAGAGGGCAGCCACCACGCTGGGCCACCACATCCCCCAGGATCAGACCCACTGTACATCCCTGTTCCCAGCCTCTAACCAGCTCCAGTGGgatggagctgagctgggaaagATCCCAGGGGTCCCAGCCTCCGTGCCCTCTGTCTGGCCAGGGATGAGGTCCCTCTggagccccctgtgccccccatgCCCCCCAGTCCCACACCGTGGTGAGCAGTGTCCGCAGCTCCTCGGGGCCCAGCGTCTCGTAGTTGATTCCTGCCGAGTTGCTGTACTGGGGGGGCAGAGAGtggggtcagggctgggggggaacaGGGGGGACCCTCCCAGGGGGGCGACAGGACCcccctgagggggcagaggagggaccAGGTGCTGTTTCTCCTGGGCTCACCTTGAAGGGATCGGGGTTCCCACCGATCTCgcctgggagagaggaggggtgaggggggatgaggggggtCCTGCCTGTGGTCTGGCCCCCCACGGGACCCCTGGTGCCCCCTCCCACTGCCACCATAGTGAGAGCCCCACCTCCCCACAAGCCCCACCCACTGCAGCTGCCCCTCCCACCCAATACCTGCCCCACTTTATGCCCCACCCACCAAtgcccctcccaccccaaataCCTGCCCCTTTACACCCCACCCATCCAAAATACTCCACCCTCATTTACATCCCCCATCCAAATGCCCCCAAAtgcccccccccaaaccctgctcccaccccaaGCCCCACCCCTGCGATGCTCCGCCCCCACAGATGCCCCACCCCAGGCAGTGTAAGCCCCTCCCCAATGCACAAGCCCACCCCCAGCAGTTAAGCCCCACCCCCTCACCATTTTTGTGTTTCAGGGACTTGGACCTGCGGGGCGAGTTGGGGTTCTGCAACAACAGGGGGGTGTTGAGGGGTGTCCATGTCCCCCCCATGGTCCCCACACCCtgcagcaccccctgccccctcaCCTTATCTGATTTCCTCTTCTTTGCtatggggagagagagagaagggacaGATTTGACCTTTTCTGGTAGATTTGCAAGCCCAGGGCATCCCCTTCCCCATGGACGAAAACCCCCCACACACCCACCCTGGACTTGGGGTCAagggcacagggcaggcaggacaCATCCCCCACCCCTGAGGGGACCAGGGACCCCCCACCTTTCTTCTCAGAGCCGTAGGACCAGTCGTTGTCGTTGATGTCGTCGTTGTCCTCCTGGTCACTCTCTGACTTGTTCAGGTTGTTGCTGCTCGCGATcctgtgcagggaggggaggggggtcATGGCCAGGACCTGTCCCACGTCCTCCATGGAACCCCAGGATCTGTCCTGTaccctcccacctccccagcaccccagggtTCATTGTGCACCCTCATCCACTCTCCAGGATCCAtcccctgcctcctccagccccccagGATCTGTCCTGCACCTCATAtcctcccagcaccccaggaCCCATCCTGCATCCTCCTCAGGACCCATCCTGCACCTCCCATTCTCTCTGTCCCCCACatcctccccagcaccccaggaTCTGTTCCACATTCTCCCTAGGACCCGTCCTGCACCCTTCCATcctccctggcacaggattcACCCTGTACCCTCCTGTCCTCCCCAGCACCTCAGGATCTATCCTACATCCTCTCTGGCACCCCGGGATCTGTCCTGTGCCCTCCCATCCACCCTGGCCCCCAGGACCCACCCTGCACCGTGCCTGGCTCCCCAGGATCCATCCCGCACTTCCCATCCTCCCCAGCATCCCAGGATCCAGAGAGGGACCCCCACCAAGAGCAGGGGGGGACAGAGGACCCAGGATTTCCAGTTTGTTTTCCCAGGATGGAGTGAAGCCATGGGTGAGAACAAGAGCAACTGGAGGTTGGACTCCAGGGTTGTTGGGCAAGAACAGACACCCCCACAATGAAAAGCAAGGAGAGGGGAGACCTTGATGCTGAACTCCCATCCCCAGGTTCATCAGTGCCTGAATCTACTGCACCCCCACAGAGAAGAAACCTACCCCCAACACTccttgtgcctcagtttccccacagAGAACACCTCCAGCAccccccctcatcccccctcaCACCTCAGTTTCCCTATGGATAAGACACCTGGCCCCACACCCCCAACCTCctcgtgcctcagtttcccctctgAGAACAATCCCAGCCCCCCCATAACACTCAGCCTCCCTCATCCCTCAGTGTCCCCATGGAA from Pseudopipra pipra isolate bDixPip1 chromosome 26, bDixPip1.hap1, whole genome shotgun sequence harbors:
- the ASB16 gene encoding ankyrin repeat and SOCS box protein 16, producing MAHETFAFSSSALRSLQLQRELLEREERRRALAREWATRRFLPEPPRAPPSPPRRRRYCRDPAVHNALYAGDLPRVQSIFKDEAAANLVLEMVSEELVWSPEQGLWVLSPRRQQTSALRIVTARGYEDCARHLLLRGAAVDAVVGGRAPLHDSAAAPHPNCARLLLAFGADPNVLSAEGSAPLHLCTAPQSLRCAELLLAHGARVNLGTRDRQVTALHVAARQGLVAHVELYLHHGADPSHRTHQGETPLNAAAAAAEHPEDAERYLRVAERLLAAGADPGAAGRKGHTPLHNACANGHPGLARLLLCHGADATVPNGAGDTPMDCALRAVHEYRDQRPEETLVLLLDHGALPGHPKMLRLCCQHPPALEVMLNAYDRVPPAEGWAEDVPPELWEEHQEFYASAVRMAGQPRRLQHLARWAIRSHLGSCCHSAVPRLALPPALRRYLQLHIEGVIS
- the TMUB2 gene encoding transmembrane and ubiquitin-like domain-containing protein 2, whose amino-acid sequence is MEPPAAPLIPGVGDEVTLVAGLAVLALALVLAWLSTYVADGTSQALGTGDAAVIRLGPLPPYGGAAGAAEAPEPPGVPENTEEKTEEEGGAAAQGDSGTTPDPGLEQLLDVQSLSQGMAEPRAPGEGDLCPGLIKIRLKFLNDTEEVAMARPEDTVGVLKSKYFAGQESQMKLIYRGQLLQDQARTLRSLRITDNCVIHCHRCRGATTATPALPDPVPAGPAAPGLPLGGGTLMVPTVMVVLALGWYFRVNYRQLFTTPATVSLIGVTVLVTFLAFGVYGQSG
- the ATXN7L3 gene encoding ataxin-7-like protein 3 isoform X1; the protein is MKMEDMSLSGLDNSKLEAIAHEIYTELVEDACLGLCFEVHRAVKCGYFFLDDTDPDSMKDFEIVDQPGVDIFGQVYNQWKNKECVCPNCSRSIAASRFAPHLEKCLGMGRNSSRIANRRIASSNNLNKSESDQEDNDDINDNDWSYGSEKKAKKRKSDKVRGQGVLQGVGTMGGTWTPLNTPLLLQNPNSPRRSKSLKHKNGEIGGNPDPFKYSNSAGINYETLGPEELRTLLTTQCGVISEHTKKMCTRSLRCPQHTDEQRRAVRVYLLGPSASLPEAEAGVENDSFEVAESQALMSRLQWDGSSDISPSDSASSKASTNNSESRKTKKKKPHLGLVSGAPGLGSSKKKKPKPPAPHTPSIYDDIN
- the ATXN7L3 gene encoding ataxin-7-like protein 3 isoform X2 — translated: MKMEDMSLSGLDNSKLEAIAHEIYTELVEDACLGLCFEVHRAVKCGYFFLDDTDPDSMKDFEIVDQPGVDIFGQVYNQWKNKECVCPNCSRSIAASRFAPHLEKCLGMGRNSSRIANRRIASSNNLNKSESDQEDNDDINDNDWSYGSEKKAKKRKSDKNPNSPRRSKSLKHKNGEIGGNPDPFKYSNSAGINYETLGPEELRTLLTTQCGVISEHTKKMCTRSLRCPQHTDEQRRAVRVYLLGPSASLPEAEAGVENDSFEVAESQALMSRLQWDGSSDISPSDSASSKASTNNSESRKTKKKKPHLGLVSGAPGLGSSKKKKPKPPAPHTPSIYDDIN